The Nitrososphaerota archaeon nucleotide sequence CACCAGGCGAGGCAGCAGGCCCTGGACAGGCTGGCCGAACATGCGAAGGGTTTGGGTGCGAATGCCGTGGTGAGCGTCATGTTCGATTCCACAGAGATTGGGGCAACGATGGACGAGATAATCGCGTTCGGGACTGCGGTCGTCGTCTCCCCTGTCAGCGGGCCTCAGGAATTCGTCAAGCTGAGCTAGGCTTCCTGCCCAGCACGGCCATTATAGGTCAATCACCGAGTCCTTGTTGATTGCGTTGGTAGTTCCCTCAACCAATTTGTTATATCTCGGAATGAGAGCCAAATTCCGCTTGGGAGCGCCCCTTCGGCGGTCACGTTCCACTGTGGCCTCGAGGTGCCTTTCTGCCGGGGTCATGCTGCTCCTGCTTCTTCCGACGACGCAGATTACGATTCCTTCCGGGGCGACTCGGCCGCATGGCGTTCCACAGCTGAATCCGCGACTGAGGGCCTCGGAGCGACCGATGCCGCTCGCTTCCGGTCCAAGCATTCCGATTTACGACGAGCAGCTCGGCCTCACGTTCACCCAGACATTCACTTCCCTCGCCTACAACGTCACGGCCATAGTCCAGCAGGAGTCGGATGGCTACGGCCCTGCCTACCTTCTCAATGGGCTGGGCGACACTGGCTACTGGTACCAGGTCGGGATCTCCTGGGACTGGTGCGGGGCAATATCCGGATTCTGCACCGGTTATACCGCGGGTTTCAACATGAACTATGAGGTCTTCAACTCGACCGGGTCGAGCGTCGACCCCGCGAATGGCGGCGGAATCACACAATTATCAGGGTCAGTCAGCAATGGCGACGTCGTCCTCCTAAATCTCTACTTTTCGGGCGGCAGCGTAGTATTGCGCGCGAAGGACTGGAACACCGGGGCGACTGCCTCGGAGACCTACACCGCCGCGGGCTCGACGCAGTTCATCGGGCTGTCAGTGGCTTCGAACAATCATGGATTCTTCACAGGGTTGATGACCGAGTGGTATCACCAGCAGCCGTTCCACTCGAACGTCGAGAGGACGGAGTACAGCGACCCCTCGTTCGCGCTTTCGTCCGCGACCATGTGGATTGATGAATTCAATGCGAATACGAGCGCACTGCTGTTCGGTCAGGCTTCGGGAGTCGTGAATTACACCCCGCCAGGAACGATTCTGTCTTACACCCTGAGCGACGCGACGGAGTATAGCAACGCGTACCTGTTCATAACCGGCCCCCTTACCACAGCGTTCACTCTGAGTTACACGGTCGTCGGAGGCGGGTCGGGGTACTCCGCGCCTGTGCTGACCTACATGTCGAGTGGGCAGGTGGTGACGACGTCACTGTCGACGGCGTCGAACACCTACCAGTTGGACTATGGTACCTCCTGGAGTGTCTCGGCCCAGCTGCCTGGGTCGGGTTCGAGCGAAAGATGGAACACCGGGCAGTCGGTCTCCGGAACCGCGCTAGCGTCAGAGACCCTGGCCCTGACCTACACACACCAGTACACCCTGAGCGTGTCCGGCGGGGACAGGGGCCCGGGCGTCACAGGATGGTATGATGCCGGAAGCCTGGCGCAGGCTACCTCTGCCGGCGTCTACGGGCGTAGCTCGGGCGCTGGGTTCAGGGTAACGTCTTACTCCGTCGACGGTGGAAACCAGGTGGCGGTCGGCCCCACTCTGGCCCTAGTGACCGTCAGCCTGACCGTGGATTCGCCGCATACCGTGTCCTTCAGCTCAGTCGGTCAGTACCAGCTGGAACTGGGCCAAGACGCTCCCAACACCGTGGCCTCGCTGACTTCGCCTCAGGTCCCCAACGACGTCCTGTGGTACGATTCTGGGACCGATGTGACTGCCGTGTTCCACTACGTGTGGAACATGTCGGGGACTGGTTCGAGATACAACGTGGTTTCTATGACCGTAAACGGACAACAGAGGAGCGTCGCGAGGGCTGGTTCGGGGACCTTCTCCTTGTCACTGGTCATGAGCTCGGCTCAGGCTGTCGCTCTCCAGGCGGTGCGCCAGTACAGCCTGGATGCGTCGGGGGGTCAGATCCAAAGCGTTTCTCCGCAGTCGTCCACCAGCGACTCCTGGTTCGACGGCGGGTCGAGTGTGATCCTGACCGCTGCCGATTCGTGGAACACCACCGCGTTCGCGAGTCGGATGAACCTAGCGTCGTATTCGATTGATGGCACGGCCAACCAGGTGACCCGGAACTCGTCGGGGATGTTCATTCTGGTCCTTCAGATGAATGCGCCCCACATTGTGATATTCAACGGGGAGAGACAGTTCTTCATATCCTACTCGTTCTGGGACGCTTCGAAGTCGGTGTCGATTCGGCCCCAGGCTTTCAACATCAATTCCTCGGGAACACTTCAGCCCTACAACAGGTCGAGCTTCTGGGCCGATGCCTCTGGCACGATAACTATCACCGGTATTGTTTGGGAAGGGATTTATGTGAATCAGGCCGGTAACCTCACTTCGGTGGTATCAGGCCCTGAGAGAACTTCACTGACCCTCAGAGTCTATGACCTGAAGGTCGGGGCCAACGACCCGCTGGGGCTGGCCGTGTCGGGAGCTTCGGTCAGCGTTCGTCTGAGCATGGGACCACGGCCACAGGGTCGACTAGCGCCGACGGAGTCGCCCACATTGGGTTGGTCCCCGCTGGGGCATATCAGGCTACGGTCTCCTATCTGGGACTTCAGAGCAGCATCAGCGGCGATGCGTCCTCCTTGTCGACAGCCCACGCCGAGCTCTTCCTAAGCTATCCGATCCTTGGCGTCGTCGTTGCCCTGGTGGTTGTCCTAATCCTCGGCGTGTTCCTTGTCCGGCGCGGAAGAAAGTGACCGTCGGGCCTCGGCTTCCTTAGGTCTCAGCCGGACTACTTGCTCGTGAAGCAGAAGTATGGATAGCCGCCGTTGACGAGGTTGACTGCCATCTCGACTATCTTGTCCGATATCTCCTTCCACTTCGCGTCCCAGTCTATGTCCCTTACGACCAGTTCCTTCTCATCGGTCCCCCTGCGCGAAGGGATGCTTTCCCAGAGCGGGCGTCCGTGGAATGGTTTGACGATGCGGACGTGCCATTTGCCGCAGGCCATCTTACGCCCCTCCTGCTTGAAGTATTGACAGTCGCCGCAGAAACGAGACAACCAGATGATTTCCTTCGTCCTCTTGACCGACTTGCCGATTTCTTGGAGGAGCCTCTCGGATTCCTTGCGGATCATGTCGGCGAGCTCCTTCTTGCCTTCCTCCGTGTTGGTGTAGTAGTCCGGGTCCTCGGCGAGGGCCTGCCACCAGCTCACGGTTTCCGTCTCTTCGGTCAAATTGTCTCCGAGCCTTCTTGGTCGGCTAAAAAAATCTGACGAGACCGGGCGGGTTCACAAATGATAAATAACGAAAGACGCCCGTTGTTCTACGGCCTGGCGCGCAGCGTGCTACGACGGGCGATCAGGACTGGCTCACAAGGTCAGGATGATGACTCTATTGCTGCGCGTCCAGTCCAGAGATTTCAGTAGTATCCGGAGCCCGAAGAGACCATGAATATGAGGGCGAGCAGGAGGAGTATCACTACGATTGTGGCAGCCATTCCGGCACGCTTCATGGTCGCCGCGAGTTCAGCTGGCGCAGTGCCAGCCTGTCCGCCCGCCATGATCTCCTTCGCCAGCCGGTCGGCCTTGCGGAAGGTGGGTACTGTGACACCCAGGGCGATGAGATAGGCGATGAGGCCGAGAGATAGGCCGATGTATATCCCATTCCCAGGGAAACTGCCGGCCAGGGAGAAGAAGAGGGCCAGTCCGAAAACTATCGTAGCTGTTGCGATGCCCAAGAAGAATCTGGTGACTTTGGGCGCCACTTTTACGAGAAACTCCAAGCTTGCTGGAGGACTGAGCGTCTTGAGGCCAGGGGTTACTACTGAGATGAAGAGGACTGCGCCTCCGAGCCATCCTATCGCAGAAGCGACGTGCAGATAGGTCAGAATCACAATGATCAGCGGGTCTAGCAAGGTCAGTCTGGGAGGGACCGGACGTTATTTAAGCGTCAAGGACTTTGACCGCGAACGATTCGAAGGCCCGCGGGTTGCGAGCCTTACTGCGTCCGTCGAAGACAAAAGTTTTGCCCCCTTCGTGACGATTTCTCTCAGGGCCTTCTTCGAATCGTCTGGGTGGAGGTTCACCCCCCTTACGCAGTCCTTGAGGACGTCGACCCTGAGGCCGAGGCCGAGCGCATCGAGAGCGCTTTCCTTGACACAGTAGTCGGTGGTCAGCCCCCCCAAGAATATCTCTCCGACCCCTAGGCCCTTCAGACGCCCGGCCAGGTCTGACCCCTGGAAGCCGGAGTAGGCCTCGAGGTCTGGGTCGATCCCCTTGCTGATGATTGCAGCGTCCTTCGGAACTTTGAGCTTCGGATGGAACTCGGCCCCGAGCGTCCCCTGGACGCAGTGAGGGGGCCAGTTTCCACCTCTGGTCTTGAATGAAATGTGCTTGCGCGGATGCCAGTCGCGTGTGAAGAAGGTGGGCAGGCCAGCCTCGGTGAATGCCGCGATCACTTTGTTCAGCTTCGGAACCACCTTGTCCCCGTCCTTCACTGCCAGCGAGCCCCCGGGACAGAAGTCTCTTTGGACGTCTACGACCACCAGCGCGGTCTTCGTTCGGGTCACCTCCATGACAGGGATGGTTGCGCAGTCTTCAGTTCCTCGAGTTCGCCCTTCACCCTTGAGCGGATTTCATCCATGCTGTCGAATTTCCTCACCATCTTCCCGTCCTTCAGAAGTGGCTTCAGAAGACCGGGAGAACGGCCCTTGACCGACCCCTCGAGGGCTACGAAGTCCCTGAATCCCGGTGACCTGAATACTGCCTTGCGCCCGCCGAGGCCTCCCCTCTTACCCCTGAATTCCTTCCTTGTCCCGTTGCCCACCTCCACTATCTTCGCACTGAGGTCGACAACAGGCGGATAGGCGACGGCTGTCCCGACTCCGTATCCGTCGACGATGTCGTTGAGCGAGGCCATCGCCTGCTCGTCGAGCTTGCCCGACGCTATGATCTTGACTTCCTTCCCACCGCGGATGTCCAGCTCCCACCTTACCTCCTCTGCAATCTTCCGGAAGTCGCCTCTGCGCGAGGCTGGCGTGTCCAGCCTGACTCCCCAGAGCTTGGGGCCGAGCACCTCCATCGCCTTGATGGACTCCGACTTCTCGTCCCAGAACGTGTCCACCAGCGCCACCCGTGGAATGGACTTCGACATGGTTTCATCAAACAGACGCCAGGCCTTCTCCTGACTCCCTAGGATCTGCACGAGGGCGTGGGGCATGGTGCCGGACGGGACGACCTTGAGCAGCTTGGCGCCGAGCACATTGGAGACCCCGTCGAAACCCGCGAGGTAACAAGCCCTTTCGACCATGGGGGCGATGGCCGGATGGACGCGACGGGTTCCGAAGCTGAGGAGAAGCTTGGAGCCAGCCGCAATTCTGAACCTCGCCGCCTTGGTCGACACGCTGGTCGAAGAGGAGAGCAGACCCAGGAGCGGGTTCTCGTATTCGACGAAGTCGACGTACCTTCCCTCGATTACCATCAGGGGTTCGTAGATTGCCTTCGTCCCGTCCGCGACGAAGGCGCCTCCCTCGTCGAAGGCCCAGACGTTGACAGGGAGGCCTTCCAGGAGCTTCGCAGCTTCGTAGACCCCGCTGAATATCCCCCAGTTGTCGGCATAGGGGACGTCCCGGGCGTAGACCTCCATCACCACCCGCGAGTCGATCTTGTTCTTCTGGAGGACCTTCTTGGTGTGAAGGAAGTAGGCGTCGGTGGTCTCGGCGTCCCTGATCTCCTTCTCGGTCGCCAGCCAGAAGAGCCTGTCTTCGAGGTCGGTTCGGGGCATTCTCAGAGGTCGTCTCGGAGTGTCTTGGAAAAGGGTTTCTCTCGAATGAGAAGGGTCGGAACGCCTCTTGGACCAGGACGCCGGCCCAGGGCTGGTCGGTGCATCGCGACTACGATGATCGTGCCTTTCATCCAGGGATGGTAGGAGCAGGAATATTGGTATGGAGGCGTGGTTGAGATGCTAATCACTGGTTTCCGTTAAATACAGCCTTTGGGCGGACGCGATTCAGGGCCGGTAGTTCAGCGGTATGAATACCCGCCTCGCACGCGGGGGGTCGGGGGTTCAATTCCCCCCCGGTCCACTTTTCGCTAGACCTTTCCGGTGAATTCTCCTTCGGCGATGAACTGGACCCTCCCGCCCACGTTCACCTCGATCCTTCCATTCTGCTCCCTCGCCCTAAGTAGCAGGAGCGACTTCCGCCCGATTTCGTATCCCTGCTCCACCCTGACGTCGATTTCAGGGGCGCCAAAGTATCTATTCTTCACGAGGTACGCTGCGAGGCAGCCGTTCCCCGAGCCGGTCGCCGGGTCCTCTGGGATGCCGTAGGAGGGGCCGAGGACGCGGACGTTCAGGTCGTTCCCCTTTTCGTACGCTTCTGGGCTGAACACTAGGACGATCTCAGATTCGAGTTTCTCTGCGAACCTGAGGTATTTCGCTCGGTCGAGGCGTACCCGCTTGATGGCCTCGAGGTCCCTCAGGGGGACGATCAGGAATCGGAGGCCGGTGGAGACCTCCATCACTGGGAAGCGTCCGTCGAGGTCCGATTGGTTCAGACCAAGGAACCCGGCGACGGGCCCGGAATCGAGTTCCTTCCCGAAGGAAGGCTCGTTCTGCTTCATCCAGAGGAGGTCGGCTTTGCCTCTTCTGTAGGTGACTGTGACTGGAATCTGCCCGACCTTGAGGTTTAGGTTGACCTGCGTAGCCGGTTTCTTGATGATCTCGGACTGGATGATGTAGGCGGTTCCAAGGGTGGGGTGCCCGGCGAACGGAAGTTCGACGTCTGGAGTGAATATTCTGACATCGTATCCTCCGTCCCGTGGTTTCTCCGAGGTGACGAAGGTGGTCTCAGAGTAGTGCATCTCCTGGGCTATCTTCTGCATCTGGTTGTCGGAGAGGTTCCCCGAGTTCCGGAAGACCGCCAGCTGGTTCCCTGAAAGCCTGGCTTCCGCGAAGACATCTACGATGTAGAACTTCAACGGCTGCCAGTTCGGTCTAGCTCGCGGCTATTTGAGCGTCGGTCTCGAGTCCCAGCTGCTTCCCCAGCTCAGCCCTGAGGCCCTTGTACCTGTTGCGGACTGTCACTTCCGTGACCCCCGCAGCTTCGGCGATCTCCTTCTGGGTCTTGATTTCCCCTTCGATGACTCCGGCGAGGTACAGGGCGCTTGCGGCGAGCCCCATGGGGGCCTTGCCGGCGGAGATCTCCTTCTCCTCGGTGATCCTCACTATTTCTACCGCCTTGCGCGCGACACGCTCGGACAGGCCGACCTTCGACGCGATTCTTGTCACGTTCTTCGCAGCGTCCGCGACAGGCATGGTAAGGTCCATCTCCTTCAGAAGTATCCTGTAGTCCCTCGCGACGGCCTTCTTGCTCAGGTTCTCCACGGCTGCTACGTCCTTGAGGGTCCTGGGCGTCTCCGTGTCCCGGAATGCTGCGTAGAGCGAAGCTGCCGCGATTCCAGTTATCGATCGTCCCCGGAGGAGGCCCCGGTCGAGCGCCTTTCTGTAGATGTACGCCGCCCGTTCCTTGACCGCCTGTGAAACAGATAGTTTGTCGCCCATCTTGTCCAGTTCGCGGAGGGCGATGCTGAGGTTCTTCTCCTTCGACCCGAAGGCCGGCGACCTGTTGTCCCACTTCCTCAGCCTGTCAATCGAGCTGCGCATGGGGGAGGCCAAGGATCTGCCCGAGGCGTCCCTGTTTGAGCTTCCTATCATAGTCGAAAGGCCCATGTCGCGGTAGGTGATCGAGGTCGGTGCGCCAACTCTGGACTGGTTCCCTCCCTTCTCGTCGGAGAACGACCGCCATTCTGGTCCCTGGTCCACTGACCGCTCGCTCACCACGTATCCGCAGTTGCCGCATGAAAGCTCGCCGGTGTGTGCGTCCTCCACTAGGGTCCGCTTTCCACACTGGGGGCACCTGTCTGAAACTTGAAGCGCAGAAGTTCTAAGATTGCTCACTCTATACCACTATACAATTAAGGGGTGGATAGTGTATTTAAACCTAGTAGTAATTCCTTACCGACCTAGTTAACTTGGGCTTACTTGCCCTCGAACGGTTTGTTGGCTAGCTGGTATGGGGCTTCCGCGCCAGTTGGGTCCCGCAGACAGGGCAGACGGTCAGCTTCGGATTCGTGTATTCCTTGCCGCACCCCCTGCAGTAAATCTTCCAGGTCACGCTCTTCCACTCGCCTCCTTTCAGGGAGGTCTGGGCCAGCGGGATTGAGAGGACCTCGGCGACGTTCCTGACGGCGAAGTCGTCGGAGACGAGGCTCACGCCCCCTTCCGCCTGGGCGAGGTCTAGGGCGAGGGCGAGCAGGGAAAGGTCGGTCTGGGAGAGAGCTCCCATGTCCCCGGTCTTGAGGGCTGTGGCCTTGACCCTGTTCAGGGCGTCGGGGGAGGGTTCGGTCACGTGGACACGCGAGTGCAGGAAAGATGAACCCACGTTGTGGTGTTTGACCTCCTCGAGGACCATGTAGGTCGTGAAGTAGCGGCCGCTCCCCTGGTATGGAATCCCTGCGTAGAAGGCCGTCGAATCGAGGACGTATGCGGGCTCAGACAAATGTAGGTATCATCAGCGATTCAAGTCTGCCAAGCGATGGCGTTCGTCGGGTAGGTCCGAAATTTCAATGGTTCTTCCGTGTTAGGTAGGTCTGTTACTGAGACATTTATTTAGTTTCACCCTGAGAGCCACGCGCGACTGATTTTGAGTAGCAGACCCGCAGAACTTGGCAGTGTCAAAGAGGGGAGTTACATCATCATTGACGATGAACCTTGCAGGGTCGTGAGCCGTGAGCACTTCAAGCCGGGCAAGCACGGGAGCGCCAAGGTCAGGCTCGTGGCCCTTTCGATTTTCACTGGGTCGAAGAAGAGCTACGTGGCGCCGGCGGAATCGAGGGTGGACATCCCCATGATCGACAAAAGGTCCGGACAGGTGACGTCGTTGACGCCGACTTCGGTGCAGCTGATGGACCTAGAGACCTTCGAGGTATTCGAGACACCGAAGCCCACTCCCGAGGAGACGGCGGAGTTGAATGGGACACTTTCCCCGGGAGCCGAAGTCGAGTTCTGGACGATGATGGGGAGGAACAAGATAATGCGCATCAAGGGCGGAAGCTGATAGAGCGTAGTTCCGTGAGTCAGAGTTAGAGAACCTTGGGAAGAGAAGGGAAGAAGAAAAAGAAAGAGAAGGTCAGAGAGAGGAAGGAGGAGAGGCGCGCCCGGCGAGGGACGTCGTCCAGCTAACCTGGGAGCTAGTCCTCAATCCTGTTTATATCAGCGAATGTGTTGAAGCCGTGCTATGCCCAAAGACATAGCCAAAGCAGCTGCCGATAGCGCGAAGGTGCTCTTCGAGAACGACAAGGTCAGGGTCATCGAGCTCAACTGGAAGAAGGGCCTGAAGATAGACACGCACGCCCATCCGAACTACTTCGGGTACGGCATTACGTCACTGAAGTACAAGTCAAAGTCCCCGGACGGCAAGGTCAAGAATCGCACCCTGAAGAAGGGCGAAGTGGCATGGTACGAGGCCGAGTCGCACGCAGTCGAGAGCACAGGTGCAACTGGCCGAGCACTTATCGTTGAGTTGAAGTAGCTCAATAGGACTCGGCTTTCATTGTCTGAGAAGAAGGGCGCCCTCACCAGGGACGAAAAGGCGGCAAACCTGGTCCTGAACTATTCCATGATTCTCGTGGCCGTCTTCGAACATATGTTTGCGAACATCGCGTCGAGCATGTCGGAAGCGCTGGTGAAGGGAAGCGCGGCCATGGCGGAGGCGATGGAAGAAGGCCTGGGTGGCCCTCCCCATGGGAAAGAAGACCGGGCCGCGGCCGAAAGCCTGAGCGAACAGGCGAAGACCCGGACCTCGGCGGAGGTGAAAAAGGCCTTCGCTGAGATGAGGGAGAAAGCGAGGAGCGAGATCCGGCTGGACGACAAGTCCCTCAAGAAACTGATCCGGGATCTAGCGTTCGACAAGGGCATCGAAATCGTGGAGAGGTATGAGCTAGGGCTGCCTAAGCTGACCGAGCGGCTGAGCGACGAAGACTTCGTGGCTTACCTAGGGCTCTTCAAGAACTCTGACCCAAGGCTCGTGAAGATATCCGAGGAGCTCACCGAGTGGCGGAAGAGCGTACCGGACCCCCGAGAAGGCTGATTTGCTCTATCTTTGGTTTTATCTTCATCGTCATACTCAGACGGCTCTTCCCGAATCCCTTCATCTAGAGCATTCCCGTGGCTTCGTTTGGAAAATATAGGTGTGTTGGTCTAGTAGACGCTTTCTTTGCTTGGACGACGTCTGATTAGCACTATTGCTATCACGACAAGCACGATGACGAGGATTATCCCGCCTATCGTGGAGTAGCTTAGAGAAATGTGCACTTCGGCGGTGCTTTGCACCGAGGCATCTCCTGATATTGAGGATGAGGTACCA carries:
- the tfb gene encoding transcription initiation factor IIB (stabilizes TBP binding to an archaeal box-A promoter; responsible for recruiting RNA polymerase II to the pre-initiation complex), which translates into the protein MSNLRTSALQVSDRCPQCGKRTLVEDAHTGELSCGNCGYVVSERSVDQGPEWRSFSDEKGGNQSRVGAPTSITYRDMGLSTMIGSSNRDASGRSLASPMRSSIDRLRKWDNRSPAFGSKEKNLSIALRELDKMGDKLSVSQAVKERAAYIYRKALDRGLLRGRSITGIAAASLYAAFRDTETPRTLKDVAAVENLSKKAVARDYRILLKEMDLTMPVADAAKNVTRIASKVGLSERVARKAVEIVRITEEKEISAGKAPMGLAASALYLAGVIEGEIKTQKEIAEAAGVTEVTVRNRYKGLRAELGKQLGLETDAQIAAS
- a CDS encoding nicotinamidase, translated to MEVTRTKTALVVVDVQRDFCPGGSLAVKDGDKVVPKLNKVIAAFTEAGLPTFFTRDWHPRKHISFKTRGGNWPPHCVQGTLGAEFHPKLKVPKDAAIISKGIDPDLEAYSGFQGSDLAGRLKGLGVGEIFLGGLTTDYCVKESALDALGLGLRVDVLKDCVRGVNLHPDDSKKALREIVTKGAKLLSSTDAVRLATRGPSNRSRSKSLTLK
- a CDS encoding translation initiation factor IF-5A; protein product: MSSRPAELGSVKEGSYIIIDDEPCRVVSREHFKPGKHGSAKVRLVALSIFTGSKKSYVAPAESRVDIPMIDKRSGQVTSLTPTSVQLMDLETFEVFETPKPTPEETAELNGTLSPGAEVEFWTMMGRNKIMRIKGGS
- a CDS encoding nicotinate phosphoribosyltransferase yields the protein MPRTDLEDRLFWLATEKEIRDAETTDAYFLHTKKVLQKNKIDSRVVMEVYARDVPYADNWGIFSGVYEAAKLLEGLPVNVWAFDEGGAFVADGTKAIYEPLMVIEGRYVDFVEYENPLLGLLSSSTSVSTKAARFRIAAGSKLLLSFGTRRVHPAIAPMVERACYLAGFDGVSNVLGAKLLKVVPSGTMPHALVQILGSQEKAWRLFDETMSKSIPRVALVDTFWDEKSESIKAMEVLGPKLWGVRLDTPASRRGDFRKIAEEVRWELDIRGGKEVKIIASGKLDEQAMASLNDIVDGYGVGTAVAYPPVVDLSAKIVEVGNGTRKEFRGKRGGLGGRKAVFRSPGFRDFVALEGSVKGRSPGLLKPLLKDGKMVRKFDSMDEIRSRVKGELEELKTAQPSLSWR
- a CDS encoding NOB1 family endonuclease; this encodes MSEPAYVLDSTAFYAGIPYQGSGRYFTTYMVLEEVKHHNVGSSFLHSRVHVTEPSPDALNRVKATALKTGDMGALSQTDLSLLALALDLAQAEGGVSLVSDDFAVRNVAEVLSIPLAQTSLKGGEWKSVTWKIYCRGCGKEYTNPKLTVCPVCGTQLARKPHTS
- a CDS encoding heavy metal-binding domain-containing protein, with protein sequence HQARQQALDRLAEHAKGLGANAVVSVMFDSTEIGATMDEIIAFGTAVVVSPVSGPQEFVKLS
- a CDS encoding PhzF family phenazine biosynthesis protein, encoding MKFYIVDVFAEARLSGNQLAVFRNSGNLSDNQMQKIAQEMHYSETTFVTSEKPRDGGYDVRIFTPDVELPFAGHPTLGTAYIIQSEIIKKPATQVNLNLKVGQIPVTVTYRRGKADLLWMKQNEPSFGKELDSGPVAGFLGLNQSDLDGRFPVMEVSTGLRFLIVPLRDLEAIKRVRLDRAKYLRFAEKLESEIVLVFSPEAYEKGNDLNVRVLGPSYGIPEDPATGSGNGCLAAYLVKNRYFGAPEIDVRVEQGYEIGRKSLLLLRAREQNGRIEVNVGGRVQFIAEGEFTGKV